From a region of the Chrysemys picta bellii isolate R12L10 chromosome 7, ASM1138683v2, whole genome shotgun sequence genome:
- the LOC101942112 gene encoding organic anion transporter 7-like → MSFPEILDRIDGMGHFQVMHVAFLAIPLLMLASHNLLQNFTAGIPEHHCKVHIMANYTHYANLTASLPAEELLRVSIPMDRSQKPEKCQRFVTTQWQLLNPNATSTNTIELNIETCVDGWTYDKSLFTDTIITEWDLVCESRTLRQMAQSLYMAGVLVGSAVFGRLADRFGRKALLIWCYLQMAVTGICAAFSPNFTTYCVFRFLTGLAISGISVNSVLLLGPGM, encoded by the exons ATGAGTTTTCCAGAAATTCTGGACCGCATTGATGGCATGGGACACTTCCAAGTCATGCATGTGGCATTCCTGGCCATCCCGCTCTTAATGCTGGCCAGCCATAACCTCCTGCAGAACTTCACTGCTGGGATCCCAGAGCATCACTGTAAAGTGCACATCATGGCTAACTACACCCATTATGCCAATCTCACAGCCAGCCTACCTGCTGAAGAGCTGCTCCGGGTCTCCATTCCCATGGACAGGAGCCAGAAGCCGGAGAAGTGCCAGCGGTTTGTCACCACCCAGTGGCAGCTCCTAAACCCAAATGCCACAAGCACCAACACCATAGAGCTGAACATTGAGACGTGTGTAGACGGGTGGACCTATGATAAGAGCCTGTTCACTGACACCATTATAACTGAG TGGGATTTGGTGTGTGAGTCCAGAACACTCCGGCAAATGGCGCAGTCGCTCTACATGGCTGGTGTGCTGGTGGGGTCAGCTGTGTTTGGACGCCTCGCGGACAG GTTTGGCCGGAAAGCCCTCCTGATCTGGTGCTACCTGCAAATGGCGGTAACAGGCATCTGTGCTGCTTTCTCCCCCAACTTCACCACGTACTGCGTCTTCCGCTTCCTCACCGGCCTGGCCATTTCCGGCATCTCGGTCAATTCTGTCTTGCTGT TGGGACCTGGTATGTGA